GTAGACCATCTCGTAGAGGGAGATCTCGTCCTCCTCCAGGTTCAGATACGCGAAGATCTTGTCCTTGGCCAGCACGTAGTCGGAGACGACCCCCTTCTCGAAGAGGTCCCCCTGGGCGAGATCCCGCTGCTGGCGATACCGGGAGAGGAGGAAATAGAGCTGCGTCTGGAAGGCGTACTTGCGGCGATCATCGTAAAACCGTTCCAGAAACGGGTTGTTGGCGACTTCCTCCTGGATGAGGCGCGCGCC
This is a stretch of genomic DNA from Candidatus Deferrimicrobiaceae bacterium. It encodes these proteins:
- a CDS encoding deoxynucleoside kinase, translating into MTSQKAPRYIGIEGPIGVGKTSLAKILAQQFGARLIQEEVANNPFLERFYDDRRKYAFQTQLYFLLSRYRQQRDLAQGDLFEKGVVSDYVLAKDKIFAYLNLEEDEISLYEMVY